From a single Pseudalkalibacillus hwajinpoensis genomic region:
- a CDS encoding glycosyltransferase family 4 protein → MKILYIYRYLLLGGVTTQLANRRGFLQTVSDPHFIFLSDHGGRSAFGDYEKLTVMDQPEAILHYIEKQKIDLIIAIDTKEVTDYLIEKECEIPIIQEVHGISYKLSYLVETDSTKFSGYIVPSTYSRNRIIEDYHAPENKTFVIPNCLDTSLFSPKDPVPITNKKIICWVGKLNDHKNWIGFLDLAQKINAKRQDCVFWMIGGETASVKATKHFFNEAANRGINVTWIDRMEYEQMPTLYSMVAQSGGCTVSTSRGESFGMSLIEAMACGCPAVAPSVGAIPEIYSGALERLLYKLHDLDTCAAIVDTVLDDSDERSELIRKGMHKVSEFTIERVVSQYYRLLSELAK, encoded by the coding sequence ATGAAAATCCTATACATCTATCGATACTTATTGCTAGGCGGGGTGACGACTCAGCTCGCAAACAGGCGTGGATTTTTACAAACTGTTAGTGATCCACATTTTATCTTTCTGTCAGATCACGGGGGTCGTTCTGCCTTCGGTGATTATGAGAAGTTAACGGTTATGGATCAGCCAGAGGCTATTCTCCACTATATTGAAAAACAAAAGATCGATCTTATCATCGCGATTGATACGAAGGAAGTAACAGATTATCTTATTGAAAAGGAATGTGAGATCCCAATTATTCAGGAAGTGCATGGCATTTCATACAAGCTAAGTTATTTGGTTGAAACAGATTCGACTAAATTCAGTGGCTATATCGTTCCCTCTACTTATAGTAGGAATCGAATTATTGAGGACTATCACGCTCCAGAAAATAAAACATTTGTGATTCCTAATTGTCTGGATACGTCTTTATTTTCGCCTAAAGATCCTGTCCCAATTACAAACAAGAAGATTATTTGTTGGGTAGGGAAATTAAACGATCATAAAAACTGGATTGGTTTTTTAGATCTTGCTCAGAAAATTAATGCAAAACGACAGGATTGTGTGTTCTGGATGATAGGTGGAGAAACAGCCTCTGTGAAGGCAACAAAGCATTTCTTTAATGAAGCTGCAAATCGAGGGATAAATGTCACCTGGATTGATCGGATGGAATATGAACAAATGCCAACGCTCTATTCGATGGTTGCACAGAGCGGAGGATGTACGGTGAGCACATCCAGGGGAGAATCTTTTGGAATGAGCTTAATCGAGGCGATGGCGTGCGGATGTCCTGCAGTAGCCCCATCTGTCGGAGCAATTCCAGAAATTTATTCAGGTGCACTGGAGCGCTTATTGTACAAGCTTCATGATTTAGATACATGCGCAGCTATTGTCGATACGGTGCTTGACGATTCTGATGAACGAAGCGAACTAATTCGAAAAGGTATGCACAAGGTGAGTGAATTTACGATCGAGCGTGTGGTGTCTCAATATTATCGCCTTCTTAGTGAATTAGCAAAATGA
- a CDS encoding glycosyltransferase family 4 protein → MKVLYITQHFPPEIGAAQARAYDMSMNLVEEGCDVTVATAFPNHVPSKKLMQTSKHLGLNVIRTFVVQDTKKSSRRRMLNYLSFMMTSIIAGLTVKKPDVVFATTPQLFAGLSGYIVSKLKRAKFVIEVRDLWVDFAEVLNQINNKRVLKLARKLEWFLFKKADHIIVVTQGYKRYLIEKGIPEDKIDVITNGVNPHETGVLVPEEGSMIREQYGLENQFIILYAGNMGIAQGLKTVLEAAENLLEHPSITFVLIGEGAEKVRLQAYREEKKLTNVLILDSRAKQELHGFYAAADLCLVVLKNHPLFEITIPSKLFDCLAMNKPVLLGIGGESKEIVKSLNAGLFFEPEDPESLAEVVVEAASNPAIMNELEKDVRSKMLLSYNRQELSKNLAKRLRATLHSSKGWS, encoded by the coding sequence ATGAAGGTTTTGTATATCACACAACATTTCCCCCCGGAAATAGGTGCCGCACAGGCGCGTGCCTATGATATGTCAATGAATTTAGTAGAAGAGGGTTGCGATGTCACAGTCGCCACTGCTTTTCCTAATCATGTGCCATCCAAAAAACTCATGCAAACCAGTAAGCATCTTGGTTTAAATGTGATCCGTACGTTTGTCGTTCAGGATACAAAGAAAAGTTCGCGCAGGCGGATGTTGAATTATTTATCATTTATGATGACTTCTATTATAGCAGGATTAACCGTAAAGAAGCCGGATGTTGTGTTTGCCACAACCCCCCAGCTATTTGCGGGGCTATCCGGATATATAGTAAGTAAACTAAAACGCGCGAAATTTGTCATTGAAGTAAGAGACTTATGGGTGGATTTTGCTGAAGTATTGAATCAAATTAATAATAAACGTGTTTTAAAGCTTGCTCGTAAGCTTGAGTGGTTTCTGTTTAAAAAGGCTGATCATATTATTGTCGTTACACAAGGTTATAAACGGTACCTGATTGAAAAGGGGATTCCAGAAGATAAAATTGATGTCATTACCAATGGTGTTAACCCTCACGAGACTGGAGTTCTCGTACCTGAGGAAGGAAGTATGATTCGAGAACAGTATGGATTAGAGAACCAATTTATTATTTTATATGCGGGTAACATGGGGATTGCTCAGGGTTTAAAGACGGTTTTAGAAGCAGCTGAGAACTTACTGGAACATCCGTCCATTACGTTTGTTTTAATTGGTGAAGGTGCTGAGAAAGTACGACTTCAGGCGTACAGAGAAGAAAAAAAACTGACGAATGTCTTAATACTTGATAGTAGAGCAAAGCAGGAGCTTCATGGCTTCTATGCTGCTGCAGATCTTTGCCTGGTTGTCCTTAAAAACCATCCGTTATTTGAAATCACGATTCCTTCAAAGTTATTTGATTGTCTTGCGATGAATAAACCAGTACTGCTTGGTATTGGTGGAGAGTCAAAGGAAATTGTAAAGAGCTTAAACGCAGGTCTATTCTTCGAACCAGAGGATCCTGAATCGCTAGCTGAGGTCGTAGTAGAGGCAGCTTCTAATCCTGCGATTATGAATGAGCTCGAAAAAGATGTAAGAAGTAAGATGCTATTATCGTATAACAGGCAAGAACTATCCAAAAACTTAGCGAAACGATTACGAGCTACTCTTCATAGCTCAAAAGGTTGGTCATAA
- a CDS encoding glycosyltransferase family 4 protein, translating into MKKVCVITSIHSPFDGRIYHKQCKSLKRAGYDVVLIAPEPEVMESNDIPLITFKRPTSIKQRIMVIYRMYNLAKKTNADIYHFHDPELMIVGFMIETFLKKPVIYDIHEHYPNTIMGRDYIPSAIKIPMKMAYICVEKLALLKISGVIYTTDEIGKRYGRYNGCKIENYPLKEMFPARKREKDPNQLIYLGGITKIRGVLELVEGFSLALKEKPNARLLFLGSFESEAFEQEVHNQIAQKGIGENVSFISRVPYEQISSYVDQSAIGILPYLPYPNHLVALPNKLFEYMAANNAIIASDFPHYARVITDSNGGMVINPEDPKDIAAKITQLLSIPEETRELGKNARKAFENKYNWSCEEKKLLGFYRSLLQR; encoded by the coding sequence ATGAAAAAAGTGTGTGTTATCACATCAATTCACTCTCCATTTGATGGACGTATTTATCATAAGCAGTGCAAAAGCTTAAAACGAGCAGGCTATGATGTTGTATTAATCGCTCCAGAGCCTGAAGTGATGGAGTCAAATGATATTCCTCTTATTACTTTTAAGCGGCCTACTAGTATTAAGCAACGAATTATGGTGATTTATCGTATGTATAATTTAGCCAAAAAAACGAACGCCGATATTTACCATTTCCATGATCCAGAGTTAATGATCGTTGGCTTTATGATCGAAACGTTTCTGAAAAAACCTGTTATTTACGACATTCATGAACATTATCCTAATACGATTATGGGAAGAGACTATATTCCATCCGCCATTAAAATTCCAATGAAAATGGCATACATTTGCGTGGAAAAATTGGCACTCCTGAAAATAAGTGGTGTTATTTATACAACTGATGAAATTGGAAAGCGTTATGGACGCTACAATGGTTGTAAAATTGAAAACTATCCACTTAAGGAAATGTTTCCCGCAAGAAAAAGGGAAAAAGACCCCAATCAACTTATTTATTTAGGTGGAATAACAAAAATCAGAGGTGTACTTGAGCTTGTTGAAGGCTTCAGTCTAGCACTGAAGGAAAAGCCAAACGCAAGACTTCTTTTTCTTGGAAGCTTTGAGTCCGAGGCTTTTGAGCAAGAAGTACACAATCAGATCGCTCAAAAAGGAATTGGAGAGAATGTATCCTTTATAAGCAGGGTACCCTACGAACAAATCTCCTCTTATGTAGATCAATCAGCCATTGGCATATTGCCTTATTTACCTTATCCTAATCATCTTGTGGCTTTGCCCAATAAGTTATTTGAATACATGGCAGCTAACAATGCTATTATTGCCTCTGATTTTCCACATTACGCAAGAGTTATTACTGATAGCAATGGTGGAATGGTTATTAATCCGGAAGACCCCAAAGACATTGCCGCAAAAATTACACAACTATTAAGTATTCCTGAAGAAACAAGGGAACTTGGTAAGAACGCTAGAAAAGCCTTTGAAAACAAGTATAATTGGTCATGTGAAGAAAAAAAACTGCTTGGATTTTACCGTAGCTTGCTACAACGGTAA
- a CDS encoding LCP family protein produces MKKQSRIKRRRKKSFFRRFFTFILLIVLILVGYGAYLAYNAYDAASGSYQELSRGDKSELRDAEVAVTKDPISILIMGVEDYSTGGENGRTDTLMVATVDPDTKEIKLLSIPRDSRVDIIGKGFKDKITHAHAYGGTDMTIDTVENFLNIPIDYYVKVNFDGFKDVIDEIGGITVDVPFDFTAHTDVPGGRAEFTEGEMRLDGTEALAYARMRKSDPRGDFGRSDRQKQVIKAAMDEVSSAKGLMKLDDIAQHIGNNIETNLKPTELFALQKKYSDVSSSKLESLSLNGVDQTIDGVYYFIPNEESVSNLSQKLSSILTDQSGE; encoded by the coding sequence ATGAAAAAGCAATCAAGAATTAAAAGAAGGCGAAAGAAGAGTTTTTTTCGTAGATTTTTCACTTTTATCCTCTTAATTGTTCTGATCCTGGTCGGATATGGAGCCTATCTTGCGTATAATGCTTATGACGCAGCATCAGGGTCATATCAAGAGCTGTCCAGAGGAGATAAATCAGAATTAAGGGATGCGGAAGTGGCAGTTACAAAAGATCCGATTTCCATCTTAATCATGGGTGTCGAAGACTATTCGACCGGTGGCGAAAATGGTCGTACGGATACATTAATGGTAGCTACTGTAGATCCAGATACAAAGGAAATAAAGTTACTCAGTATACCGAGGGATTCTCGAGTTGACATCATTGGAAAAGGTTTTAAAGATAAGATTACTCATGCTCATGCATATGGCGGTACAGACATGACCATTGATACAGTAGAAAACTTTTTGAACATACCGATTGATTATTATGTGAAAGTTAACTTTGATGGTTTTAAAGATGTTATAGATGAGATTGGCGGCATCACGGTTGATGTACCGTTTGATTTCACTGCTCACACAGACGTACCTGGAGGAAGAGCAGAGTTTACAGAAGGTGAGATGAGGCTTGATGGGACAGAAGCCCTTGCATACGCTAGAATGCGTAAAAGTGACCCACGTGGCGACTTCGGTAGAAGTGATCGTCAGAAGCAAGTTATTAAAGCCGCAATGGATGAAGTATCCAGTGCTAAAGGGTTAATGAAGCTGGATGACATTGCTCAGCATATAGGCAATAACATTGAAACCAACCTGAAGCCAACCGAATTATTCGCTCTTCAGAAAAAGTATTCTGATGTTAGTTCCTCTAAGCTTGAGAGTCTCTCACTTAATGGAGTAGACCAGACCATTGACGGTGTGTATTATTTCATTCCAAATGAAGAAAGTGTTTCAAATCTAAGTCAGAAATTAAGTTCCATTCTCACTGACCAATCAGGAGAATAG
- a CDS encoding glycosyltransferase family 4 protein, which produces MYSLTLTEYIIAFMISISVAIIATPIVKFLSLKFKIADKPNQRKVHKGLMPSAGGLAIFAGTVAGFLYLTPYSPYMTEIIIAGLLIIILGVFDDKYAVSPKVKLLGQIAAAIIVASSGLQVEFVSFPFVGRIEFGFMSFIITVLWIVGVTNSINLIDGLDGLAAGVSTIALGSILTMAVLDHQLVVISLAVILIGSTLGFLIFNFHPASIFMGDTGALFLGFAISVISMLGLFKSVTVFSLIIPVIILAVPIFDTFFAIIRRLMRKQKISTPDKFHIHHCLLAIGFTHQSTVIIIYLLSFFFGITAILFSASTLWGSLFLLILLLIVIQFTAELIGLIGNQRKPLINTLKKILVFTSTMKR; this is translated from the coding sequence TTGTATTCGTTAACGTTAACTGAATATATTATAGCGTTTATGATCTCCATAAGCGTGGCAATAATCGCTACACCAATTGTTAAATTCCTATCGCTTAAATTCAAAATTGCTGATAAACCGAACCAGCGTAAGGTTCACAAAGGCCTTATGCCTTCAGCAGGCGGTCTTGCTATTTTTGCAGGTACTGTTGCAGGTTTTTTATACCTTACACCATACTCACCGTACATGACAGAAATTATTATTGCCGGACTTCTTATTATCATTCTTGGCGTGTTTGATGATAAATATGCTGTTTCGCCTAAAGTAAAGCTACTCGGGCAAATTGCTGCAGCGATTATCGTTGCTTCTTCAGGTCTCCAGGTAGAATTTGTATCTTTTCCTTTTGTCGGAAGAATTGAATTTGGCTTTATGAGTTTTATCATCACAGTCCTCTGGATTGTTGGAGTAACGAATTCCATCAATTTAATTGATGGACTTGATGGACTTGCAGCTGGCGTTTCAACAATCGCTCTTGGTTCTATTCTAACGATGGCTGTGCTTGATCATCAGCTTGTTGTTATATCACTTGCTGTCATACTCATTGGTAGTACCCTTGGGTTTTTAATTTTCAACTTCCATCCGGCCAGCATTTTTATGGGTGACACAGGAGCACTTTTTTTAGGATTTGCCATATCAGTCATTTCAATGCTGGGACTATTTAAAAGTGTAACGGTATTCAGTCTTATTATTCCAGTGATCATTCTTGCAGTTCCTATATTTGATACTTTCTTTGCCATTATAAGAAGACTTATGAGGAAGCAAAAAATATCCACACCCGATAAATTTCATATTCATCATTGTCTACTAGCGATTGGTTTTACACATCAATCTACGGTGATTATCATTTATCTACTGAGCTTTTTCTTTGGAATAACAGCCATTCTTTTCTCAGCTTCTACTCTCTGGGGATCGTTATTCTTACTCATACTGCTTCTCATTGTGATACAATTTACTGCAGAACTCATAGGACTAATTGGAAATCAACGAAAGCCACTTATTAATACACTCAAAAAGATCCTGGTCTTCACCAGTACTATGAAACGATAA
- a CDS encoding YigZ family protein: MLTSYYTVKGDGKNEIVIQRSRFIAHVKRTTTEEEAQEFIQSIKIANHSATHNCSAYLIGEQDLIQKANDDGEPSGTAGVPMLEVLKKRRLKDTTVVVTRYFGGIKLGAGGLIRAYGQSVSEGLTATGIVERRLMTKISTKIDYTLLGKVENEIRSSNYILDHIEYIDQVLIVTMVETGLEEQFIDWMTNLTSGQATIHQEEQLYKEYDV, translated from the coding sequence ATGCTTACTTCGTATTATACGGTCAAAGGTGACGGAAAAAATGAAATAGTCATACAAAGATCACGTTTTATAGCTCATGTAAAAAGAACAACAACAGAAGAAGAAGCTCAGGAATTCATCCAATCGATCAAAATAGCGAACCATAGTGCTACACATAATTGTTCAGCCTACTTAATTGGAGAGCAAGACCTGATCCAAAAAGCAAATGATGATGGCGAGCCTTCTGGTACAGCAGGGGTACCAATGCTTGAAGTATTAAAGAAACGTCGCTTAAAGGATACTACCGTCGTAGTTACCCGTTATTTTGGAGGGATTAAACTTGGTGCAGGTGGCTTAATACGCGCTTATGGCCAATCCGTATCTGAAGGTCTCACCGCCACAGGCATTGTTGAACGTAGGCTAATGACCAAAATAAGCACGAAAATTGATTATACTTTGTTAGGTAAAGTCGAAAATGAAATTCGGTCGTCGAATTATATATTGGATCATATCGAATATATAGATCAAGTGCTTATTGTAACGATGGTGGAAACTGGACTTGAAGAACAATTCATTGATTGGATGACCAACCTCACCAGTGGACAGGCAACCATTCACCAGGAGGAACAATTGTATAAAGAATACGATGTCTAA
- a CDS encoding sensor histidine kinase produces the protein MDFKKLDPKELDVILDRTMESINTSKSKLFEIGEHSHEECQEINQHLQILKEELESLQNLRQDHILDDRVARAELVKISKNFHNYGEPVIRKAYEKAADAQIRLSVSMEKESRLKDEISHLEQRLFSLQNTSEKAEAFMSQISTVLSYLGGELRLYGEVIEDAKRKQEYGLRIIEAQEEERKRLSREIHDGPAQVLANVLLRSQLIERIYEKKGKDEAFKEIKDMRALIEDALKEVRRLIYDLRPMALDDLGLIPTLMKYLNKVDDRSDADIYFDYYEGIGRLHVRLEAAIFRLVQEAIQNALKHSEASEINVDLNLDGDKIVVVIQDNGIGFDVNVRKDQSFGLIGMKERVGLLNGTIDVQSTPNKGTYILIRIPILEQEGV, from the coding sequence TTGGATTTTAAGAAGCTGGATCCAAAAGAATTAGATGTCATTCTAGACAGAACAATGGAGAGTATTAATACGAGTAAATCAAAATTGTTCGAAATTGGTGAGCATTCTCATGAAGAATGCCAGGAGATTAATCAGCACCTTCAAATATTGAAAGAAGAGCTAGAATCTCTTCAGAATCTAAGACAGGATCACATACTCGATGATCGGGTAGCTCGTGCAGAGCTAGTGAAGATCAGTAAGAACTTTCATAACTATGGTGAGCCAGTAATCAGAAAAGCATATGAAAAGGCCGCAGATGCTCAAATAAGGCTTTCTGTTAGTATGGAGAAAGAATCCCGGTTAAAAGATGAGATTTCCCATCTAGAGCAGCGACTGTTCTCTCTTCAAAATACGTCAGAGAAAGCAGAGGCATTTATGAGTCAAATTTCCACTGTTCTTAGCTATCTTGGCGGAGAGCTAAGGCTATATGGTGAGGTCATTGAAGATGCTAAAAGAAAACAAGAGTATGGACTTCGAATTATAGAAGCACAGGAAGAAGAAAGAAAACGACTTTCGCGGGAAATTCACGACGGGCCAGCCCAGGTTCTTGCAAATGTTCTTTTAAGGTCACAGCTAATTGAACGAATTTATGAGAAAAAGGGAAAAGACGAAGCGTTTAAAGAAATAAAGGATATGCGAGCGTTAATTGAAGATGCGCTGAAAGAAGTAAGGAGACTAATTTATGATCTGCGGCCTATGGCACTTGATGATCTCGGATTAATCCCAACCTTAATGAAATATTTAAACAAAGTTGATGATCGATCAGATGCAGATATTTACTTCGATTATTACGAAGGAATCGGAAGACTACATGTTCGCTTAGAAGCAGCCATTTTCCGTTTAGTGCAGGAAGCTATCCAAAATGCATTGAAGCATTCAGAAGCAAGTGAAATAAATGTTGACCTGAATCTAGATGGTGATAAGATTGTGGTAGTCATTCAAGATAATGGAATCGGTTTTGACGTTAACGTACGAAAAGATCAGTCATTTGGCTTAATCGGAATGAAAGAACGAGTAGGCTTATTAAATGGTACGATTGATGTTCAATCTACGCCGAACAAGGGTACATATATATTAATTAGAATCCCGATACTTGAACAGGAGGGCGTGTAA
- a CDS encoding response regulator transcription factor: MYAAKTQTKIIIIDDHRLFREGVKRILDMEDDFEVIAEGDDGDEALRLVEDHKPDVVLMDINMPHVNGVEATRQLIEQIPETKVIILSIHDDETYVTHAVKTGAAGYLLKEMDANSLVEAVKVVASGGAYIHPKVTHNLVNEYRRLATEGKRPTAQIGYKEVEYRKPLHILTRRECEVLQLLTDGKSNRSIGEDLFISEKTVKNHVSNILQKMNVNDRTQAVVEAIKKGWVKVR, translated from the coding sequence ATGTATGCTGCAAAAACCCAAACTAAAATTATTATAATAGATGACCATCGCTTGTTTCGCGAAGGGGTAAAACGAATTTTAGATATGGAAGATGATTTCGAAGTGATTGCTGAAGGTGATGATGGAGACGAAGCACTTCGTCTTGTAGAAGATCACAAGCCGGATGTTGTCTTAATGGACATCAACATGCCACACGTGAATGGGGTTGAAGCAACAAGACAACTCATAGAGCAGATTCCTGAAACAAAGGTTATTATTTTATCGATTCATGATGATGAGACTTATGTTACTCACGCAGTCAAAACTGGTGCTGCTGGTTATCTCCTTAAAGAAATGGATGCTAACTCGCTTGTCGAGGCGGTAAAAGTTGTGGCTTCAGGTGGCGCTTATATTCATCCGAAGGTCACACACAACCTTGTTAATGAATACCGTAGACTTGCTACTGAAGGCAAGAGACCTACTGCGCAGATCGGGTACAAAGAGGTTGAATATCGCAAGCCCCTTCATATTTTAACGCGACGGGAATGTGAAGTTCTTCAGCTCCTTACAGATGGAAAGAGTAACCGTTCAATCGGTGAAGATCTGTTTATTAGTGAAAAGACAGTTAAAAACCACGTATCGAATATTCTTCAGAAAATGAATGTGAATGACAGAACCCAGGCGGTGGTTGAAGCCATTAAAAAAGGTTGGGTAAAGGTGCGCTGA
- a CDS encoding peptidoglycan-binding protein — protein sequence MFKKVVITTTLAGTLLLAPNVSEAALGDRTLYNGMSHSDVTELQNTLDNKGYFDYHTATGYFGNITEDGVRDFQRSAGLSVDGVVGPKTVGALKGAAVSKSSSNTSTYSGTLRYGDRGQSVSNLQSQLKSKGYYSYSVDGIYGSITKQAVRNFQSANGLSVDGIAGSNTFAALSGASVNTSSSSSQVKSASTSNSSVVSIAKQYIGVPYVWAGTTPSGFDCSGYLQYVFNKAGVSIPRTVASIWNATDSVSSPSVGDLVFFETYKSGPSHAGIYLGNGKFIHTSSSYGVTISDMDNSYWAPRYLGAKRA from the coding sequence ATGTTTAAGAAAGTCGTGATCACTACTACACTCGCAGGTACTCTTTTACTAGCACCAAACGTCAGTGAAGCAGCACTAGGTGACCGTACGCTTTACAATGGCATGAGTCACTCTGACGTAACTGAACTTCAAAACACACTCGACAACAAAGGATATTTTGACTACCATACAGCAACAGGATATTTTGGCAACATTACTGAAGACGGAGTTCGTGATTTTCAACGCAGCGCAGGACTAAGCGTTGATGGCGTTGTAGGACCTAAAACAGTTGGCGCACTTAAAGGGGCTGCCGTTTCAAAATCAAGCAGTAATACAAGTACATACAGCGGAACACTTCGTTATGGTGACCGCGGACAAAGTGTTTCTAATCTTCAAAGTCAACTTAAATCAAAAGGATACTATAGCTACTCTGTTGATGGCATTTACGGCTCAATTACAAAACAGGCAGTTCGTAACTTCCAGAGTGCAAACGGTTTGAGTGTTGATGGTATTGCTGGATCAAATACATTTGCAGCACTATCTGGTGCATCTGTAAACACTTCTTCATCTTCTTCACAGGTGAAAAGTGCATCTACATCTAACTCATCTGTTGTTTCTATTGCGAAGCAATATATCGGAGTTCCATATGTTTGGGCAGGAACAACACCATCTGGATTTGACTGCAGCGGCTATCTACAATACGTATTCAACAAAGCAGGCGTTTCAATCCCGCGTACTGTAGCTAGCATCTGGAATGCAACAGATAGCGTATCTTCACCATCTGTTGGCGATCTTGTTTTCTTTGAAACATACAAGTCTGGTCCTTCACACGCCGGTATCTATCTTGGTAACGGGAAGTTCATTCACACTTCTTCTTCTTACGGAGTTACAATCAGTGATATGGATAACTCTTACTGGGCACCTCGTTACCTTGGTGCTAAGCGCGCATAA
- a CDS encoding DegV family protein, with product MKTVAIVTDSTAYIPEEMLNEYDITMIPLSVIFGNETYLEEKEIKADDFFEKIKQEDELPKTSQPSIGSFIEAFEKLSKSHDEIITITLSSGVSGTYQSAYSAGSMVEEANVHVFDSEISCMMQGFYVIEAARMALEGYSGERILERLHDIKSQGTNAYFLVNDLSNLHRGGRINAAQLVVGNLLQIKPVLTFEDKKIVPYEKIRTRKKALTKILSLFDEAAKHDVPIKATVIYATNKEEAEALKEDLEKKYPNVEVILSYFGPVIATHLGEGALGLGWYRP from the coding sequence ATGAAAACAGTTGCTATTGTAACAGATAGTACCGCGTATATACCTGAAGAAATGCTGAATGAATATGACATTACCATGATTCCCCTTAGCGTCATTTTTGGAAATGAAACGTACCTGGAAGAAAAAGAAATAAAAGCAGATGACTTTTTTGAGAAAATTAAGCAGGAGGATGAACTGCCAAAAACATCGCAGCCTTCAATTGGAAGTTTTATTGAGGCTTTTGAGAAGCTATCGAAATCGCACGATGAGATCATCACAATTACGTTATCAAGTGGCGTTAGTGGGACGTATCAATCGGCTTATTCCGCAGGATCGATGGTAGAAGAAGCAAATGTCCATGTATTTGATTCTGAAATTAGTTGTATGATGCAGGGCTTTTATGTCATTGAGGCTGCCCGTATGGCACTTGAAGGTTACAGCGGAGAGCGAATACTAGAAAGACTTCATGATATTAAAAGCCAGGGAACAAATGCTTATTTCCTTGTTAATGATTTAAGTAACCTTCACAGGGGAGGACGTATAAATGCCGCACAGCTCGTGGTAGGAAACCTTCTTCAAATCAAACCGGTTTTAACATTTGAGGACAAGAAAATCGTACCTTATGAAAAGATTAGAACAAGAAAAAAGGCACTGACTAAAATTCTTTCATTATTTGATGAGGCAGCAAAGCATGACGTTCCTATTAAAGCAACGGTCATTTATGCTACCAATAAAGAAGAAGCTGAAGCTTTAAAGGAAGATCTGGAGAAAAAGTATCCCAATGTTGAAGTTATTTTAAGTTATTTTGGTCCAGTGATTGCAACTCATCTTGGTGAGGGTGCCCTTGGACTTGGCTGGTATCGCCCATGA